From Draconibacterium halophilum, one genomic window encodes:
- a CDS encoding LytR/AlgR family response regulator transcription factor, with the protein MKVVIVEDEHFAAEKLMQQLNTVAPEAEVLAVLESVEESVNWFAENPAPDLVFMDIQLDDGLSFEVFDELEIKAPIIFTTAFDEYAIRAFKVNSVDYLLKPIELEALRSALEKYTELYGQHQLLEDKVAKVIEQLSRTYKSRFFIKIGNRFQSIQVSKICCFFVQERSTFIKTMEGKTYDLDFSLDQLQKMVDPDQFFRISRNYLVNINCINEIVGYSSTRLKLKLAAELGEDVIVSRDKVSGFKRWMDQ; encoded by the coding sequence ATGAAGGTAGTAATTGTAGAAGACGAGCACTTTGCTGCTGAAAAACTGATGCAGCAATTAAATACCGTCGCCCCGGAGGCGGAGGTGCTTGCGGTGTTGGAATCGGTGGAGGAATCGGTGAACTGGTTTGCTGAGAATCCTGCTCCCGATTTGGTTTTTATGGACATTCAGCTCGACGACGGACTTTCGTTCGAAGTTTTTGATGAACTGGAAATAAAAGCCCCAATAATTTTTACCACAGCTTTTGACGAATACGCCATTCGTGCCTTTAAAGTAAACAGTGTTGACTACCTGCTAAAACCCATCGAGCTGGAAGCTTTGCGCTCGGCTTTGGAGAAATACACGGAGTTGTATGGCCAGCACCAACTGCTGGAAGACAAGGTGGCTAAAGTGATCGAACAGTTGTCGAGAACCTACAAGTCGAGGTTCTTTATTAAAATCGGTAACCGTTTTCAGTCCATCCAGGTGAGTAAGATCTGCTGCTTTTTTGTGCAGGAACGCAGCACTTTTATAAAAACCATGGAAGGCAAAACGTACGACCTTGACTTTTCGTTGGATCAGCTGCAAAAAATGGTCGACCCCGATCAGTTCTTCCGCATTAGCCGGAATTACCTGGTAAACATTAACTGCATTAACGAAATTGTGGGCTACTCCTCTACTCGATTGAAACTAAAACTGGCTGCGGAGCTGGGCGAAGATGTTATCGTTAGCCGCGATAAGGTTTCGGGTTTTAAGCGGTGGATGGATCAGTGA
- a CDS encoding peroxiredoxin: protein MKSVGDKFPKFKKQAILADNQFGTVTSEDHKKAGKWMVIYFYPKDFTFVCPTEIVEFNNNHAKFEELNAELYGVSTDTAEVHLAWKSNDPRLSNLSYPLIEDTSKSLSKKLGILQPGSVAYRATFIVDPEGRIQWVNCNNDATGRNVTEVLRALEATQNPGLTGCNWNPGDETL from the coding sequence ATGAAATCAGTAGGAGATAAATTCCCAAAGTTTAAAAAGCAAGCAATTTTAGCCGACAATCAATTCGGAACAGTAACATCTGAAGATCATAAAAAAGCAGGGAAATGGATGGTAATTTATTTTTACCCGAAAGACTTTACTTTTGTGTGTCCAACCGAGATTGTTGAGTTTAACAACAACCACGCTAAATTTGAAGAGCTGAATGCCGAATTGTACGGTGTATCAACCGATACTGCAGAGGTTCATCTGGCATGGAAATCGAATGATCCGCGTTTGTCAAATCTCAGCTATCCACTCATCGAAGACACTTCAAAGTCGTTAAGCAAAAAATTAGGTATCTTACAACCTGGTAGCGTTGCTTATCGTGCAACATTTATTGTTGATCCGGAAGGAAGAATACAATGGGTAAATTGCAACAACGATGCTACCGGACGAAACGTAACAGAAGTATTACGTGCTTTGGAAGCTACTCAGAATCCTGGTCTTACCGGATGTAACTGGAATCCAGGCGACGAAACATTATAA
- a CDS encoding OsmC family peroxiredoxin codes for MSVRKVNSVWNGTLKEGKGNMNITGYSGPFTFASRFEDGKGTNPEELVGAAHSGCFSMFLAALISGEDLTPESVETEAAVTLGEVDGGPAITKIKLTNVTKCEGLSQEKFAELSAAAKEKCPISRLYAGGTAEIELDAKLA; via the coding sequence ATGTCAGTAAGAAAAGTAAATTCAGTTTGGAACGGAACTCTTAAAGAGGGAAAAGGAAATATGAACATCACCGGTTACAGCGGGCCGTTTACTTTTGCATCGCGTTTTGAAGATGGAAAAGGAACCAACCCTGAAGAACTGGTAGGTGCAGCACACTCGGGTTGTTTCTCTATGTTTTTGGCAGCTTTAATTAGCGGCGAAGATTTAACACCCGAAAGTGTTGAAACAGAGGCAGCAGTTACGCTTGGCGAAGTGGATGGCGGACCAGCCATTACCAAGATTAAATTAACAAACGTAACAAAATGCGAAGGTTTGTCGCAAGAGAAATTTGCGGAACTTTCAGCAGCTGCAAAAGAAAAATGCCCGATTTCGCGCTTGTATGCAGGTGGTACTGCAGAAATTGAACTTGACGCAAAATTGGCTTAA